A genomic stretch from Croceibacterium aestuarii includes:
- a CDS encoding DUF4163 domain-containing protein, protein MPIRIAPSLAVPLALLALAACSSPEEIGDKVGAKQDSAAAGGSATASAQADAKGGAHAVKEETDLYQFEMSWPQQAGNLPALAARLKAEENKARQKLKEEAEEDRQSAKDNDYPFRKHSWVEEYKVVADLPGWLSLTDDFYSFSGGAHGNYGRSSLVWDKAASEGHEGIDLFASPEVLQAALGRTLCDALDAERLKKRGADYVSSGIDEFDACPGLDEATIIVGSSNGKTFDRVGIYFGPYVAGPYAEGDYELDFPVDAEVLDAVKPAYRSAFSIKR, encoded by the coding sequence ATGCCCATCCGCATCGCCCCGAGCCTTGCCGTGCCCCTGGCGCTGCTGGCGCTCGCCGCCTGTTCCTCTCCCGAGGAAATTGGTGACAAGGTCGGCGCCAAGCAGGATTCCGCCGCGGCGGGCGGCAGCGCGACCGCCAGCGCGCAGGCGGACGCCAAAGGCGGGGCCCACGCGGTCAAGGAGGAGACCGACCTCTACCAGTTCGAGATGTCGTGGCCGCAGCAGGCCGGCAATCTGCCGGCGCTGGCGGCAAGGCTCAAGGCCGAAGAGAACAAGGCGCGCCAGAAGCTGAAAGAGGAGGCGGAGGAGGACCGCCAGAGCGCCAAGGACAACGATTATCCTTTCCGCAAGCACAGCTGGGTGGAGGAATACAAGGTCGTCGCCGACCTGCCCGGATGGCTCAGTCTGACCGACGATTTCTACAGCTTCTCGGGCGGGGCGCATGGCAATTACGGCCGTTCCTCGCTGGTCTGGGACAAGGCGGCGAGCGAAGGCCACGAGGGCATCGACCTGTTCGCCTCGCCGGAGGTGCTGCAAGCGGCGCTGGGCCGGACGCTGTGCGATGCGCTCGATGCCGAACGGCTCAAGAAGCGCGGGGCGGACTATGTGTCGAGCGGGATCGACGAATTTGACGCCTGTCCGGGATTGGACGAAGCGACGATCATCGTCGGTTCTTCCAACGGCAAGACCTTCGACCGGGTCGGAATCTATTTTGGTCCCTATGTCGCCGGACCCTACGCCGAGGGCGACTACGAGCTCGATTTCCCGGTCGATGCCGAAGTGCTCGATGCGGTGAAGCCGGCCTATCGCTCGGCGTTTTCGATCAAGCGCTGA
- the map gene encoding type I methionyl aminopeptidase, with the protein MTEYQHITGTETVLRDGTIKLHGPEGFEGMRKAGRLAAEILDELASFIEPGVTTGQIDDLVRQMTLDGGAVPATMGYRGYAHSCCTSINHVVCHGIPADKALKDGDIVNVDVTPLLDGWHGDTSRMFLVGDVSLKARRLVEVTYECLMIGIDKAKPGARLGDIGAAIQKHAEAHRYGVVREFCGHGLGRLFHDAPEVVHAAKAGTGPELKPGMFMTIEPMINLGKPWVKLLSDGWTAVTRDKSLSAQFEHSIGITEDGNEIFTASPKGLDKPPYG; encoded by the coding sequence ATGACCGAATACCAGCACATCACCGGCACCGAGACCGTCCTGCGCGACGGCACCATCAAGCTCCACGGCCCCGAGGGGTTCGAAGGCATGCGCAAGGCTGGGCGTCTGGCGGCGGAAATCCTCGACGAACTGGCGAGTTTCATCGAGCCCGGCGTCACCACCGGGCAGATCGACGATCTCGTGCGCCAGATGACGCTCGACGGCGGCGCGGTCCCGGCGACGATGGGCTATCGCGGCTATGCACATTCGTGCTGCACCTCGATCAACCACGTCGTGTGCCACGGCATCCCGGCCGACAAGGCGCTGAAGGACGGCGACATCGTCAACGTCGACGTCACGCCGCTGCTCGACGGCTGGCACGGCGACACCAGCCGCATGTTCCTCGTCGGCGACGTTTCCCTGAAGGCGCGGCGGCTGGTCGAGGTAACCTACGAATGCCTGATGATCGGCATCGACAAGGCCAAGCCCGGCGCGCGGCTCGGCGATATCGGCGCGGCGATCCAGAAACATGCCGAGGCGCATCGCTATGGCGTGGTGCGCGAATTCTGCGGCCATGGCCTCGGTCGCCTGTTCCACGACGCCCCCGAAGTCGTCCACGCCGCCAAGGCCGGGACCGGTCCGGAACTGAAACCCGGCATGTTCATGACCATCGAGCCGATGATCAACCTCGGCAAACCGTGGGTGAAGCTGCTGAGCGACGGCTGGACCGCGGTGACCCGCGACAAGTCACTGTCGGCGCAGTTCGAACACTCGATCGGGATTACCGAGGACGGGAACGAGATCTTCACGGCGAGCCCCAAGGGGCTGGACAAGCCGCCTTACGGCTGA
- a CDS encoding DUF7668 domain-containing protein — MQKDDSEHPIPELWRDTFRQIAAAFVVGDYRLVENPVKDVATISTSIANQIAANVSAYGDRLAPLDDATWERSVYRWMDGYWLGLVDLTTATEPVSDLTLHAKLSEETGSKWEIKSVHVP, encoded by the coding sequence ATGCAAAAGGATGACTCGGAGCATCCTATTCCGGAGCTCTGGCGTGATACCTTTCGGCAGATTGCCGCTGCCTTCGTGGTCGGTGACTACAGGCTCGTCGAAAATCCCGTCAAAGATGTCGCGACAATTTCCACCTCGATAGCGAACCAAATCGCGGCAAATGTATCAGCTTATGGAGACAGACTGGCGCCCTTAGATGACGCTACTTGGGAGCGATCCGTTTACCGTTGGATGGATGGGTATTGGCTTGGACTAGTAGACCTTACAACCGCTACGGAGCCAGTTAGCGACCTGACCCTTCACGCGAAATTGTCTGAGGAGACCGGATCGAAGTGGGAGATAAAGTCAGTTCACGTCCCTTAG
- a CDS encoding heme exporter protein CcmB, whose translation MSPLLALLRRDLALAFGGGRRGGAVLPVLFFLAVAMLFPFAVGPDPVLLARAGGGIVWVAALLAAILPLDRLFAPDFEQGFLDQFALRGISEEAIAAVRLVSHWLSFGPPLMLATLPAAALLGLPGETVATLEWGLLAGTPGLAAIGLMISALTLSLRAGAALAGLLLVPLAVPLLIFGAGALSTGGDAGIALTAAISLLLCAVTPFAAGAAIRAAREG comes from the coding sequence GTGAGCCCTCTCCTCGCCCTGCTTCGGCGTGACCTCGCGCTGGCCTTCGGCGGCGGACGGCGCGGCGGCGCGGTGCTGCCGGTGCTGTTCTTCCTCGCGGTGGCGATGCTGTTTCCCTTCGCCGTCGGGCCGGACCCGGTGCTGCTGGCGCGCGCCGGCGGCGGAATCGTCTGGGTCGCCGCCCTGCTCGCGGCGATCCTGCCGCTCGACCGCCTGTTCGCGCCCGATTTCGAGCAGGGCTTCCTCGACCAGTTCGCGCTGCGCGGCATTTCCGAAGAGGCGATCGCCGCGGTGCGCCTCGTCTCGCACTGGCTCAGCTTCGGCCCGCCGCTGATGCTCGCCACCCTGCCCGCCGCCGCATTGCTCGGCCTTCCGGGCGAGACCGTCGCCACGCTCGAGTGGGGCCTGCTCGCCGGCACGCCGGGCCTCGCCGCGATCGGCCTGATGATTTCCGCGCTGACCCTGAGCTTGCGCGCCGGAGCCGCGCTCGCCGGGCTGCTACTGGTGCCGCTGGCGGTGCCACTGTTGATCTTTGGCGCCGGTGCGCTCTCGACCGGCGGCGATGCGGGGATAGCGCTGACGGCGGCGATCAGCCTGCTGCTTTGCGCGGTAACGCCGTTTGCGGCTGGGGCGGCAATCAGGGCTGCACGAGAGGGTTAG
- the ccmA gene encoding heme ABC exporter ATP-binding protein CcmA: MEGAHLTVSDLACRRGDRVLFRGLSFQLAPGGALQVRGANGTGKSSLLRIVAGLLRPFAGTVDWQGPRALLDGNLPLDEHLPLGKALAFWERIDGAHDTGTLAPLVEVPVRYLSTGQRKRAAIVQSAPRPGGLWLLDEPLNGLDVSAAASLVGQVAAHCYKGGLALIASHQPFGLEGLQTIDILDYAP; this comes from the coding sequence ATGGAAGGGGCCCACCTCACAGTCAGCGACCTCGCCTGCCGCCGCGGCGACCGGGTACTGTTTCGCGGGTTGTCGTTCCAGCTTGCGCCGGGTGGGGCGCTGCAGGTGCGCGGCGCCAACGGCACGGGCAAGTCGAGCCTGCTGCGGATCGTTGCCGGACTGCTGCGGCCGTTTGCCGGAACCGTGGATTGGCAAGGTCCGAGGGCGCTGCTCGACGGCAACCTGCCGCTCGACGAGCACCTGCCGCTGGGCAAGGCGCTGGCCTTCTGGGAGCGGATCGACGGCGCGCATGACACCGGCACGCTCGCCCCACTGGTCGAGGTGCCGGTGCGCTACCTCTCGACCGGCCAGCGCAAGCGCGCGGCGATCGTGCAATCGGCGCCGCGCCCGGGCGGCCTGTGGCTGCTCGACGAGCCGCTCAACGGGCTGGACGTATCCGCAGCCGCATCGCTGGTCGGGCAGGTGGCCGCGCACTGCTACAAGGGCGGCCTCGCTCTGATCGCCTCGCACCAGCCGTTCGGTCTCGAAGGCCTGCAGACCATCGACATCCTGGACTACGCGCCGTGA
- a CDS encoding 4a-hydroxytetrahydrobiopterin dehydratase — protein sequence MAVAELTETERERLLEAHGAWSLAREGKAIERHFKFADFSEAFGFMTRVALLAEKHDHHPEWFNVYNRVEITLTTHDAGGLSARDARMAEAIDALV from the coding sequence ATGGCCGTAGCCGAACTGACCGAGACGGAACGCGAGAGATTGCTCGAAGCCCACGGCGCGTGGTCGCTGGCGCGCGAGGGCAAGGCGATCGAGCGGCATTTCAAGTTCGCCGATTTCAGCGAGGCCTTTGGCTTCATGACCCGCGTCGCTTTGCTAGCTGAAAAGCACGACCACCACCCCGAGTGGTTCAACGTCTACAACCGGGTCGAGATCACCCTGACGACGCACGACGCCGGCGGTCTCTCGGCCCGGGACGCCCGGATGGCCGAGGCGATCGACGCGCTGGTCTAG
- a CDS encoding SDR family oxidoreductase encodes MALRKAVFVTGAGSGIGRAIAQKYAHEGWFVALADVNEKGMEETVAGMPGGFSYSHKLDVSDREAWDEALRIAARAAGGRIDCVVNNAGISLGGALEEYTLEEIDRIIAVNFAGVVYGAQAALPWLKETAPGSTLINTASAAALHGMANQSLYGATKAAVRSLTESLDAEWAVHGIRVRSLMPSFIDTPLLQNPPNRTRNVKIRDTVVEAGLEFTAVEVVADTAYAAMSSEQTHHLVGKTARKLSFIAKWMPGTLKKRARLLAQAHDKVSGR; translated from the coding sequence ATGGCGCTTCGCAAGGCGGTTTTCGTCACCGGCGCGGGATCCGGCATAGGCCGGGCCATCGCGCAGAAATACGCGCACGAGGGCTGGTTCGTCGCCCTCGCCGACGTGAACGAGAAAGGCATGGAGGAAACCGTCGCGGGCATGCCCGGCGGCTTCTCCTACAGCCACAAGCTCGACGTGTCGGATCGCGAGGCGTGGGACGAGGCGCTCCGCATCGCCGCACGCGCCGCCGGCGGGCGGATCGACTGCGTCGTCAACAACGCCGGTATCTCGCTCGGCGGCGCGCTCGAGGAATACACGCTCGAGGAGATCGACCGGATCATCGCGGTGAACTTCGCCGGGGTCGTCTACGGCGCGCAGGCCGCCCTGCCCTGGCTCAAGGAAACCGCGCCGGGTTCGACCTTGATCAACACCGCCAGCGCCGCGGCGCTGCACGGCATGGCCAACCAGAGCCTCTACGGCGCGACCAAGGCCGCGGTGCGTTCGCTGACCGAATCGCTGGACGCCGAATGGGCGGTCCACGGCATCCGGGTCCGCAGCCTGATGCCCAGCTTCATCGACACGCCGCTGTTGCAGAACCCGCCCAACCGCACCCGCAACGTCAAGATCCGCGATACCGTGGTCGAGGCCGGGCTGGAGTTCACCGCGGTCGAAGTCGTGGCCGACACGGCCTATGCCGCGATGAGCAGCGAGCAGACCCACCACCTGGTCGGCAAGACCGCACGCAAGCTGAGCTTCATCGCCAAATGGATGCCCGGCACCCTCAAGAAGCGCGCCCGGCTGCTGGCCCAGGCGCACGACAAGGTCAGCGGGCGCTAG
- a CDS encoding S9 family peptidase produces MTQSLADFPLIPRDDLYGNPTRAGGQISPDGKWLSWLAPRDGVLNVWMAPKASPDEAKAMTAATDRPIRQYFWAGDSKSLLYVQDKAGDENFLLYRVDVASGEETALTPFEDTRVQIVGASHEHKDKILVGLNNRDPSMFDVHLLDVNTGALTEKLRNEDSYAGFMADDELVLRLAMRQNAEGGSDFFKVVDGKVEDAPFASTGLEDSLTTAPAGFTADGSILYWIDSHGRDRAALVAEDVASGERTVLAEHDKADIGGTLRDTKTGVVQAWSANYLRREWHAIDAGIGASLDFLREKLPGDFAVQSRTEEDDVWIVGNDPLTAPSRTFIYDRKAGTLEEFYVTRPELEGAPLVAMYPREIPSRDGLTLPSFLTLPPGTDSDQDGKPDAPVPLVLLVHGGPWARDAYGFNPGHQWLANRGYAVLSVNYRGSTGFGKGFVNAANLEWAGKMHDDLIDAVEWAVAEGIAARDKVAIMGGSYGGYATLVGLAFTPEVFACGVDIVGPSNLETLLETIPPYWKPLVKQFHQRMGNPETPDGLQLLKDRSPLYRAKDICRPLLIAQGANDPRVKQSESDQIVEAMERDGIPVTYVVFPDEGHGFARPENNIAFSAITENFLAECLGGRAEPVGATLEKSTAEIRTGKDHVKGLEAAEA; encoded by the coding sequence ATGACCCAGAGCCTTGCCGATTTCCCGCTGATCCCGCGCGACGACCTGTACGGCAACCCGACCCGGGCCGGCGGCCAGATCAGTCCCGACGGCAAGTGGCTGAGTTGGCTGGCCCCGCGCGACGGCGTGCTCAACGTGTGGATGGCGCCCAAGGCCAGCCCCGACGAGGCCAAGGCGATGACCGCTGCGACCGATCGCCCCATCCGGCAGTATTTCTGGGCCGGCGACAGCAAGAGCCTGCTCTACGTGCAGGACAAGGCGGGCGACGAGAACTTCCTGCTCTACCGCGTCGACGTGGCAAGCGGCGAGGAGACGGCGCTGACCCCGTTCGAGGACACCCGCGTGCAGATCGTCGGCGCCTCGCACGAGCACAAGGACAAGATCCTCGTCGGACTCAACAACCGCGACCCCTCGATGTTCGACGTCCACCTGCTCGACGTGAACACCGGCGCCTTGACCGAAAAGCTGCGCAACGAGGACAGCTACGCCGGCTTCATGGCCGACGACGAACTGGTGCTGAGGCTGGCCATGCGTCAGAACGCCGAGGGCGGCAGCGACTTTTTCAAGGTGGTGGACGGCAAGGTCGAGGACGCACCCTTCGCCAGTACCGGCCTCGAAGATTCGCTGACCACGGCTCCTGCCGGCTTCACCGCGGACGGCAGCATTCTCTACTGGATCGACAGCCACGGCCGCGACCGCGCGGCGCTGGTGGCCGAGGACGTGGCCAGCGGCGAACGCACCGTGCTGGCCGAGCACGACAAGGCCGACATCGGCGGCACCCTGCGCGACACCAAGACCGGCGTGGTGCAGGCCTGGTCGGCCAATTACCTGCGCCGCGAATGGCACGCGATCGACGCAGGCATCGGCGCCTCGCTCGACTTCCTGCGCGAGAAGCTGCCGGGCGATTTCGCGGTCCAATCGCGCACCGAGGAGGACGACGTCTGGATCGTGGGCAACGACCCACTGACCGCGCCCAGCCGCACCTTCATCTACGACCGCAAGGCGGGGACGCTGGAAGAGTTCTACGTGACCCGACCCGAGCTCGAGGGCGCGCCGCTCGTCGCGATGTATCCGCGCGAAATTCCCAGCCGCGACGGACTGACCCTTCCGAGCTTTCTGACCCTTCCGCCGGGCACCGATTCGGACCAGGACGGCAAGCCCGATGCGCCGGTGCCGTTGGTGCTGCTGGTCCACGGCGGCCCCTGGGCGCGCGACGCCTATGGCTTCAACCCGGGGCACCAGTGGCTCGCCAACCGCGGCTACGCCGTGCTGAGCGTCAATTACCGCGGCTCGACCGGGTTCGGCAAAGGCTTCGTCAACGCGGCCAACCTTGAATGGGCCGGCAAGATGCACGACGACCTGATCGACGCTGTCGAGTGGGCCGTCGCCGAAGGGATCGCCGCGCGCGACAAGGTGGCGATCATGGGCGGCAGCTATGGCGGCTATGCGACGCTGGTCGGCCTCGCGTTCACCCCCGAGGTGTTCGCCTGCGGGGTCGACATCGTCGGCCCCTCGAACCTCGAAACCCTGCTCGAGACGATCCCGCCGTACTGGAAGCCGCTGGTCAAGCAGTTCCACCAGCGGATGGGCAATCCCGAAACGCCCGACGGCCTGCAGCTGCTCAAGGACCGCAGTCCGCTCTACCGCGCAAAAGACATCTGCCGCCCGCTGCTGATCGCGCAGGGGGCCAACGACCCGCGGGTGAAGCAGAGCGAGAGCGACCAGATCGTCGAGGCGATGGAGCGCGACGGAATCCCGGTCACTTACGTCGTCTTTCCCGACGAAGGGCACGGGTTCGCCCGCCCGGAAAACAACATCGCCTTCAGCGCGATCACCGAGAACTTCCTCGCCGAATGCCTGGGCGGCCGGGCCGAACCCGTCGGCGCGACGCTTGAAAAATCGACCGCCGAGATCCGCACCGGCAAGGACCACGTGAAGGGGCTTGAAGCGGCCGAGGCCTGA
- a CDS encoding DNA-3-methyladenine glycosylase family protein: MGLSAQQLREGLRVVAEREPAIARALDLAGHPEPRIRDRGYRTLLRTIVGQQVSVAAASSMWRKLEAELGEEMLASELLARDYDALRACGLSRQKQGYARSLCELVASGELDLDNLPADDEEAIAELVRIKGIGRWSAEIYLLFAEGRPDIWPAGDLAVQAGIGKILGLEERPSEKQVRALAEPWSPHRGAVAILTWHCYNNAAL, from the coding sequence ATGGGACTGAGCGCGCAGCAGCTGCGAGAAGGATTGCGCGTCGTCGCCGAGCGCGAACCGGCGATCGCCCGCGCGCTCGACCTCGCCGGACACCCCGAACCCCGCATCCGCGACCGCGGCTACCGCACCCTGCTGCGGACCATCGTCGGCCAGCAGGTCAGCGTCGCCGCGGCCTCGAGCATGTGGCGCAAGCTCGAGGCCGAGCTGGGCGAGGAAATGCTCGCCAGCGAACTGCTCGCGCGCGATTACGACGCGCTGCGCGCCTGCGGCCTGTCGCGCCAGAAGCAGGGTTATGCCCGCTCGCTGTGCGAACTCGTCGCCAGCGGCGAGCTCGACCTCGACAACCTGCCGGCCGATGACGAGGAAGCGATCGCCGAACTGGTCCGCATCAAGGGGATCGGCCGCTGGTCGGCGGAAATTTACCTGCTCTTCGCAGAAGGAAGGCCCGACATCTGGCCGGCCGGCGACCTCGCCGTGCAGGCCGGCATCGGCAAGATCCTCGGGCTGGAGGAACGGCCCAGCGAGAAGCAGGTCCGCGCGCTGGCCGAGCCCTGGAGCCCGCACCGCGGGGCCGTCGCGATCCTCACCTGGCACTGCTACAACAACGCGGCGTTGTAG
- a CDS encoding 2Fe-2S iron-sulfur cluster-binding protein, with the protein MPKLTVVNRAGEEKTVEVGNGLTVMESIRDNGFDELLALCGGCCSCATCHVHVDPAFFDKLPPISEDEDDLLDSSDHRDEYSRLSCQIPFTPDLDGLKVRIAEED; encoded by the coding sequence ATGCCCAAGCTGACAGTCGTGAACCGCGCCGGCGAGGAAAAGACCGTCGAAGTCGGCAACGGTCTGACGGTGATGGAATCGATCCGCGACAACGGCTTCGACGAACTGCTGGCGCTGTGCGGCGGTTGCTGTTCGTGCGCGACGTGCCACGTCCATGTCGACCCGGCGTTTTTCGACAAGCTTCCGCCGATCAGCGAGGACGAGGACGACCTGCTCGACTCCAGCGACCACCGCGACGAATACTCGCGCCTGTCGTGTCAAATTCCTTTCACGCCCGACCTCGACGGGCTCAAGGTGCGGATCGCCGAAGAAGACTGA
- a CDS encoding cysteine synthase A, giving the protein MTALRTLTNTLDLIGNTPLVLLKGPSEAAGCEIWGKCEFMNPGASVKDRAALWIVRDAEEKGELRPGGTIVEGTAGNTGIGLALVANALGYKSVIVMPDNQSKEKMDTLRALGAELVTVPPTKFADCNHFVHTSRRLAEETEGAVWANQFDNVANRRAHLEGTAPEIWEQVEGRIDGFTCAVGTGGTLAGTAMGLKERDEKVTIALTDPYGAALYNYYAHGELKSEGSSVAEGIGQGRITANLEGAPIDTQFRISDVEGLEWVGRLLREEGLCLGLSSGINVAGAVALGRKLGKGSRVATILCDTGFRYLSSLYSAEWLESKNLPVFDWLRSS; this is encoded by the coding sequence ATGACGGCGCTGCGCACTCTTACCAACACGCTCGATCTCATCGGTAACACGCCTCTCGTCCTGCTCAAGGGTCCGAGCGAGGCCGCCGGCTGCGAGATCTGGGGCAAGTGCGAATTCATGAACCCCGGCGCTTCGGTCAAGGACCGGGCGGCGCTGTGGATCGTGCGCGATGCCGAGGAAAAGGGCGAGCTGAGGCCCGGCGGCACCATCGTCGAAGGGACCGCGGGCAATACCGGGATCGGCCTTGCGCTGGTCGCCAATGCGCTCGGCTACAAATCGGTCATCGTCATGCCCGACAATCAGTCGAAGGAGAAGATGGACACCTTGCGCGCGCTCGGCGCGGAGCTCGTGACCGTCCCGCCGACCAAGTTCGCCGATTGCAACCACTTCGTCCACACCAGCCGCCGCCTGGCCGAGGAAACCGAGGGAGCGGTCTGGGCGAACCAGTTCGACAATGTCGCCAATCGCCGGGCGCACCTCGAAGGCACCGCACCGGAAATCTGGGAGCAAGTCGAGGGGCGGATCGACGGCTTCACCTGCGCGGTGGGCACTGGCGGCACGCTGGCCGGCACCGCGATGGGTCTCAAGGAACGCGACGAGAAGGTCACCATCGCGCTGACCGATCCCTACGGCGCGGCGCTGTACAACTATTACGCCCACGGCGAACTGAAGTCGGAGGGCAGCTCGGTCGCCGAAGGCATCGGGCAGGGGCGGATCACCGCCAATCTCGAAGGCGCGCCGATCGATACCCAGTTCCGCATTTCCGACGTCGAGGGGCTCGAATGGGTCGGCCGGCTGCTGCGCGAGGAGGGGCTCTGCCTCGGCCTGTCGAGCGGGATCAACGTCGCCGGTGCGGTCGCGCTGGGCCGGAAGCTCGGCAAGGGCAGCCGGGTGGCGACGATCCTGTGCGATACCGGGTTCCGCTATCTTTCCTCGCTCTACTCGGCGGAATGGCTCGAGTCGAAGAACCTGCCGGTTTTCGACTGGCTGCGTTCATCTTGA
- a CDS encoding Gldg family protein, whose amino-acid sequence MLHRPTPTSAVLALLAACLAGAAATAGETAPRPVLGLMGTVPIYWGEAAGINEVLTAKAEPHWARPVLERSYDLQPIDSLDAAALAKVDDLLLAQPRALSGKENVALDAWVRQGGHLLLFADPMMTGHSRFALGDRRRPQDVTLLSPILSHWGLAMDFDADQLPRAELVETEDLALPVNLPGRFALRGESAPCRISGAGVLARCAIGAGTATILADAALLDLYDPDPGAARALQGLIRLAFAPAGEIAGR is encoded by the coding sequence ATGCTCCACCGACCAACACCGACTAGCGCCGTCCTCGCCCTGCTCGCGGCCTGTCTGGCCGGTGCGGCGGCGACTGCGGGGGAGACAGCGCCGCGCCCTGTCCTCGGCCTGATGGGGACGGTGCCGATCTACTGGGGCGAAGCTGCCGGGATTAACGAAGTGCTGACGGCCAAGGCCGAACCGCACTGGGCGCGGCCGGTGCTGGAGCGCAGCTACGACCTGCAGCCGATCGACAGCCTCGATGCCGCTGCGCTGGCCAAGGTCGACGATCTGCTGCTGGCCCAGCCGCGCGCGCTGAGCGGGAAGGAGAATGTCGCTCTCGACGCCTGGGTCCGACAGGGCGGGCACCTGCTGCTGTTCGCCGATCCGATGATGACCGGGCATTCGCGCTTCGCGCTGGGCGACCGGCGCCGGCCGCAGGACGTGACCCTGCTCTCGCCGATCCTCAGCCACTGGGGGCTGGCGATGGATTTCGACGCCGACCAGCTGCCGCGAGCGGAACTGGTCGAAACCGAGGACCTTGCCCTGCCGGTCAACCTCCCGGGCCGCTTCGCCCTTCGCGGTGAATCGGCGCCGTGCCGCATTTCGGGCGCGGGCGTACTGGCGCGCTGCGCCATCGGTGCCGGCACGGCGACGATCCTCGCCGATGCCGCGCTGCTCGACCTCTACGACCCGGATCCTGGCGCCGCGCGCGCGCTGCAAGGGCTGATACGCCTCGCCTTCGCTCCCGCCGGGGAAATCGCGGGACGCTAG
- a CDS encoding division/cell wall cluster transcriptional repressor MraZ: MADKPIRYHGKGFSLRGEKNRLVLPTTLRKDVVASSGGERIVCLTKHPDWDCLMGFGLSHTETFDAWLDSEQERATRLGRDFNRGAMSLALYGYEDLPFDASGRFVLNPDLLEMGKIGDEVYFQGAGEYFTLWAPDQLYAMDSAFEGAKVSCRRLQAEAQKGKRK; encoded by the coding sequence GTGGCTGACAAGCCCATCAGGTATCACGGCAAGGGCTTTTCGCTACGCGGCGAGAAGAATCGCCTCGTGCTGCCGACGACCCTGCGCAAGGACGTGGTTGCCTCCAGCGGCGGCGAGCGGATCGTCTGCCTGACCAAGCACCCCGACTGGGACTGCCTGATGGGCTTCGGCCTGTCGCACACCGAGACGTTCGACGCCTGGCTCGACAGCGAGCAGGAGCGCGCCACGCGGCTGGGCCGCGATTTCAACCGCGGGGCGATGTCGCTGGCGCTCTACGGGTACGAAGACCTGCCGTTCGATGCGAGCGGCCGGTTCGTCCTCAACCCCGACCTGCTCGAGATGGGGAAAATCGGGGACGAAGTCTATTTCCAGGGCGCCGGCGAATACTTCACGCTCTGGGCGCCCGACCAGCTCTACGCCATGGACAGCGCTTTCGAAGGGGCCAAGGTTTCCTGCCGCCGGCTCCAGGCCGAAGCGCAGAAGGGCAAGCGCAAGTGA
- the rsmH gene encoding 16S rRNA (cytosine(1402)-N(4))-methyltransferase RsmH, translating to MSAPHVPVLLDEVIAALGPQPGDVVVDATFGAGGYTRAILDRGATVHAFDRDPDAIAAGQAWPETREVPPRLVLHPRRFSEMVAALGEAGIARVDGVTMDVGVSSMQLDQADRGFAFSADGPLDMRMSREGESAADFLNAAREEDIADVLYQYGEERQSRRVARAIVAARPLATTGDLARVVRKALGHRPGAPKDPATRTFQAVRIHVNAELAELEAGLRAAEVLLGEGGRLAVVSFHSLEDRIVKRFLREAAGAHAGTSRHVPEPKADSPPAFARVSKAIRPSQAEIARNPRARSATLRAAVRTASPAREAA from the coding sequence GTGAGCGCGCCGCACGTCCCTGTCCTGCTCGACGAGGTTATCGCGGCGCTGGGCCCGCAACCTGGCGACGTGGTGGTCGACGCGACCTTCGGCGCGGGTGGCTATACCCGCGCGATCCTCGATCGCGGCGCGACGGTCCATGCCTTCGACCGCGACCCCGATGCCATCGCGGCCGGGCAGGCCTGGCCCGAGACGCGCGAGGTCCCGCCGCGCCTCGTGCTCCACCCGCGCCGCTTTTCCGAAATGGTCGCCGCCCTCGGCGAAGCCGGAATCGCGCGGGTCGACGGTGTGACGATGGATGTCGGCGTCTCCTCGATGCAGCTCGACCAGGCCGACCGCGGCTTCGCCTTCTCGGCCGACGGCCCGCTCGACATGCGCATGAGCCGCGAGGGCGAGAGCGCCGCCGACTTCCTCAACGCGGCGCGCGAGGAGGACATCGCCGACGTGCTCTACCAATACGGCGAAGAGCGGCAGAGTCGCCGCGTCGCCCGGGCCATCGTTGCCGCCCGTCCGCTGGCGACGACGGGCGACCTGGCGCGCGTTGTGCGCAAGGCGCTCGGCCATCGTCCCGGCGCGCCCAAGGACCCCGCCACCCGCACCTTTCAGGCGGTGCGGATCCACGTCAATGCCGAGCTCGCCGAACTCGAAGCGGGCCTGCGTGCGGCGGAAGTGCTGCTCGGCGAGGGCGGACGGCTGGCGGTGGTCAGCTTCCATTCGCTCGAAGACCGTATCGTGAAGCGCTTTCTGCGCGAGGCAGCCGGAGCGCATGCCGGCACTTCGCGCCACGTGCCCGAGCCGAAGGCCGATTCCCCTCCGGCCTTCGCTCGGGTTTCGAAGGCCATTCGGCCCTCGCAAGCGGAAATCGCGCGCAACCCCCGGGCCCGCTCGGCAACCCTGCGCGCCGCGGTACGCACTGCCTCGCCAGCGCGGGAGGCCGCATGA